The genome window TTTTGTTCAGGGACCTATCGAATAAAAATGGAATAGTTCAAGGACGTTTCAATATATTATCCCTTTTCATTTTAAACTAGTTAAGTCATGTCATGTAAATTTTGGAATTTTGTAACCGTATCCTTGTTGGTTATCAAGTCCCAGTTCTAGTTCTGGTTGGGACTTGCCACCCTCGAGTACGAGACCTATGGACCCCAATTGTTGAAGATTCTACAGGAGTGTAAGAACAAGGGGTACTTGAAAACTTTTGCGAAGGACGACAATATCATGATTTGGTACTGGCCAAGTAATCCTACACCAAATGAGCACTCTTTTTATCAATCCCTATTTCAGCTACTGcacttctttctatttttcctaagACTAGCCTGTTCAATCAATGGTCCAAGCCACCGAAGGTTTCGATAAGAAAGTTCAAATTACAGATAACACATATTTAGTTCAACAGTTATTtgcttaatatataattatgaagcTCAACACAATAAGAGTTACATGGAGCACAATATTTTCTCAAGGCAAATAACAAATCCTTATTAATAGTTTAAATCACTGTTATAATTTATGTTTCTACCGCCATGGGAGTAGAAGGAACATAACCATGATAACGGCTTAGCCCGGAGGCCAGTTCATTTGACGTCCTCCAATTACGTGAACATGAATGTGATAAACAGATTGGCCTGCGATAATCAAAACAACTCTTATAAGCTCAggaatatctatatatatagctTTGTAGTTATAATATGATGGATCAATATGAAGATACTAACATCCATTTGGTCCGTCATTGATCACAATTCTGAAGCCATCGTCAAGACCTTCTTGTTTAGCAACAAGCTTTGCAGTGTAAAGAAGCCTACCAAGAATTTCGCAGTGCCTCTCCTCTGCCTGCAGAACACAATAAGCATACATAACATAGCAATGAATAAGTGAAATTTCGGGACCATAAAGACCAAAGACCAAGAGAGTTTTTAGTTTCCTTCTAAACGAAACAAGTctaatatgaaaacaagataaacgtgtccagaacaaactaaactCAGACTCTAGCAGTGACAATTGTGAGATGCTATAGACATGTAGGATACAGTGTTACCGGATGGTGTAGAGTTTAATCTGTAAGCTGCATAAGTCTTTGGGCAAAAAGTCATGACTCTCTCACCAAAAGAGTAAAGCAAGACACCGTGTTATAATGTTGTTAATAAAACAAAGGGATACCTTAGAGAGGCCAGTCAAGCCATCCCTCACTTTTGGGATCACCAGAATGTGTGTAGGAGCTTGTGGAGCGATATCCCTAAAAGCTAGTACCTAACAACAAataattgtaaaaaataaataaataaacaattcATTTATAAGCCCCATGTACTGTATTACATAGATGGAAGGTTAGAATAATATGCAGAACTATTCCACAATGAAAAAGTTAACTTATTGGTGTCACACAAAAGGGGACGGCTTTTTCTTGTTAGATATGCTTATTACCTAAACACAG of Daucus carota subsp. sativus chromosome 3, DH1 v3.0, whole genome shotgun sequence contains these proteins:
- the LOC108213251 gene encoding 14 kDa zinc-binding protein, coding for MKRAEKRVQAVSSHLSPPAQLRQPSVTMSEKEAALTAAPSDSPTIFDKIINKEIPSTVVYEDDKVLAFRDIAPQAPTHILVIPKVRDGLTGLSKAEERHCEILGRLLYTAKLVAKQEGLDDGFRIVINDGPNGCQSVYHIHVHVIGGRQMNWPPG